The following are encoded together in the Gammaproteobacteria bacterium genome:
- a CDS encoding TIGR00153 family protein — protein MIMNPLGKLFGRSPFAALQQHMEKAHECAAEVIPFIDAVLAEDWDAALVIQKRIQQLEEHADVTKKEIRSNLPGGLLIPVKRSDVLELLRMQDKIPNRTRDIAGLMIGRRMVIPPSMAARMREFVYAAVDTSAQALNAIEELDELLEAGFIGREANLIHDMVARLDELEMLADEIEVKIRADLFALEAELPPVNVMFLYKVIDWTGELADLAQRVGSRLELMMAG, from the coding sequence ATGATCATGAATCCACTCGGAAAGCTGTTCGGTCGTTCGCCGTTCGCGGCGCTGCAACAGCATATGGAGAAAGCGCACGAGTGTGCCGCGGAGGTGATCCCGTTTATCGATGCGGTGCTCGCGGAGGACTGGGATGCGGCCCTCGTGATCCAGAAACGCATCCAGCAGCTCGAGGAGCACGCCGATGTCACCAAGAAGGAAATCCGCTCAAACCTCCCGGGAGGTCTGCTGATTCCCGTCAAGCGCTCCGATGTGCTGGAACTTCTGCGGATGCAGGACAAGATCCCGAACCGCACCCGCGATATCGCCGGACTGATGATCGGGCGGCGCATGGTGATTCCTCCGAGCATGGCGGCACGGATGCGCGAATTCGTGTACGCCGCGGTAGACACCTCGGCCCAGGCGCTGAACGCGATCGAGGAACTCGACGAGTTGCTCGAGGCGGGCTTCATCGGGCGCGAGGCGAACCTGATACATGACATGGTCGCCAGGCTCGACGAACTCGAGATGCTGGCCGACGAAATCGAGGTGAAGATCCGTGCGGACCTGTTCGCGCTCGAAGCGGAGTTGCCGCCGGTCAACGTGATGTTTCTGTACAAGGTGATCGACTGGACCGGAGAACTCGCCGATCTTGCACAGCGCGTCGGCAGTCGGCTCGAATTGATGATGGCGGGCTGA
- a CDS encoding inorganic phosphate transporter, with translation MEFIAANGQLLILLACVFGFFMAWGVGANDVSNAMGTSVGSRAITIRQAVLIAAVFEFSGAWLAGGEVTATIRNGIIDTEVFAAHADMLVLGMLASLLAAGIWLFFATHHGWPVSTTHSIVGAIVGFTAVGVSVDAVQWDKVLSIVASWVISPFLAGFVSYWLFISVQKLILGRADPFAAAKRYVPVYMFYVGAMISMVTLTKGLTHVGVHLGFVQSLGVSVIVGGVVMGIGMLMLRRVKQDTSLEQRSGFRFANVERVFAILMVFTACSMAFAHGSNDVANAVGPLAAVVSVVASGGLIEQTSALPSWILLLGAVGIVAGLATYGYKVIATIGEKITELTPSRGFAAELGAATTVVIASGAGLPISTTHTLVGAVLGVGLARGIGALDLRVIGNILLSWIVTLPAGALLAIVIFFVLKFLLY, from the coding sequence ATGGAATTCATTGCGGCCAATGGCCAGTTGCTCATCCTGCTTGCCTGCGTGTTCGGATTTTTCATGGCCTGGGGCGTCGGCGCGAATGATGTCTCCAACGCCATGGGAACATCGGTCGGATCGAGGGCGATCACCATTCGCCAGGCGGTGCTGATCGCGGCTGTTTTCGAGTTCAGCGGCGCCTGGCTTGCCGGCGGTGAGGTAACGGCCACCATACGCAACGGCATCATCGATACCGAGGTCTTTGCCGCGCATGCGGATATGCTGGTGCTCGGGATGCTGGCCTCGCTGCTGGCCGCCGGCATCTGGCTGTTTTTCGCGACCCACCATGGATGGCCTGTCTCGACCACGCATTCCATCGTCGGGGCGATCGTCGGGTTCACCGCGGTCGGGGTATCGGTGGACGCCGTGCAGTGGGACAAGGTGTTGTCGATAGTCGCAAGTTGGGTGATCTCGCCGTTCCTTGCCGGATTCGTTTCCTATTGGCTGTTCATCAGCGTGCAGAAGCTGATTCTCGGTCGAGCCGATCCGTTTGCGGCGGCCAAGCGCTACGTGCCCGTCTACATGTTCTATGTCGGTGCCATGATCTCGATGGTCACCCTGACCAAGGGTTTGACGCATGTCGGTGTCCATCTGGGCTTCGTGCAGTCCCTTGGCGTATCGGTGATCGTCGGTGGGGTGGTGATGGGGATCGGGATGCTGATGCTGCGGCGGGTAAAGCAGGATACCTCGCTCGAACAGCGCAGTGGTTTTCGTTTTGCCAACGTGGAGCGAGTGTTTGCCATCCTGATGGTCTTCACCGCCTGTTCGATGGCGTTTGCGCATGGCTCGAACGATGTGGCGAACGCGGTGGGGCCGCTGGCAGCCGTGGTATCGGTGGTTGCATCCGGCGGATTGATCGAGCAGACCTCGGCGCTGCCGTCCTGGATTCTGCTGCTGGGCGCGGTCGGGATCGTGGCCGGTCTGGCGACCTACGGCTACAAGGTCATTGCCACGATCGGCGAGAAGATCACCGAGCTCACGCCAAGCCGCGGTTTCGCCGCGGAACTCGGGGCCGCCACCACCGTGGTGATAGCCTCCGGCGCCGGATTGCCGATCTCGACCACCCACACGCTGGTCGGCGCGGTGCTCGGCGTGGGGCTCGCGCGTGGTATCGGCGCGCTCGACCTCAGGGTGATCGGAAATATCCTGCTGAGCTGGATCGTGACGCTGCCCGCTGGCGCGTTACTCGCGATAGTGATTTTCTTTGTACTGAAGTTCCTGTTGTACTGA